A portion of the Corynebacterium jeikeium genome contains these proteins:
- the thiO gene encoding glycine oxidase ThiO, producing MNAAAMGAASTSEGGTGNTSSSVVIAGAGIIGLATAWRLLRQGFDVTVLDAEPVSGATFAAAGMLAPVAEVVWDQPTLYPLMVESGKLYRDFAQAIAEESGHDVGYIENSTFVCAGDAADRQTLSELVELQHDMGMEINRITATEARRAEPALGPGCVGAVDIPGDHQVNPRLLAEALLTILGDRVIRTRAEEVIYASDADPRQAIGLRGTDGNDYLADEVVLAAGLNTADMAGLPENLNLPLRPVYGDVLRLRVPERLQPLVTRTIRGVVQGRPVYIVPRADGTVVLGATSREDDLTGVSAEGVHQLLRDAYRLVPGILDCEIYEMTARARPGSPDDVPMIGRVVPGLTVSTGYFRHGILLTAIGSKLTADVVAGRENDNDPALLSAVNPFRFSD from the coding sequence GTGAATGCTGCCGCTATGGGTGCCGCCTCGACAAGTGAGGGCGGCACAGGGAATACGTCGTCAAGCGTTGTTATCGCAGGCGCGGGCATTATCGGCTTGGCGACGGCATGGAGACTACTCCGCCAGGGATTCGATGTGACCGTCCTCGATGCCGAGCCCGTTTCCGGCGCAACCTTCGCCGCGGCTGGCATGCTGGCGCCGGTTGCCGAAGTCGTGTGGGATCAGCCGACGCTGTATCCGCTGATGGTGGAATCGGGCAAGCTCTACCGCGACTTTGCCCAGGCCATCGCCGAGGAATCGGGCCACGATGTTGGCTATATCGAGAATTCCACGTTTGTTTGTGCGGGCGATGCCGCTGACCGGCAGACACTCAGCGAGCTCGTTGAGCTGCAGCATGACATGGGCATGGAGATCAACCGCATCACCGCCACCGAGGCGCGCCGGGCAGAACCGGCACTGGGGCCGGGCTGTGTTGGTGCGGTGGATATTCCGGGAGATCACCAGGTCAATCCGCGTCTGCTCGCCGAAGCGTTGCTGACCATTCTGGGAGACCGCGTCATCCGCACCCGCGCGGAAGAGGTTATTTACGCTTCCGATGCCGACCCCCGCCAAGCCATTGGGCTGCGCGGCACGGACGGAAATGACTACCTCGCCGATGAGGTCGTTCTGGCTGCGGGGCTGAACACCGCCGATATGGCCGGTCTGCCGGAGAATCTGAATCTGCCGCTGCGCCCGGTCTATGGGGATGTGCTGCGTCTGCGGGTGCCGGAGCGCTTGCAGCCGCTGGTCACCCGCACTATTCGCGGTGTGGTTCAGGGGCGTCCGGTTTATATCGTCCCGCGTGCCGACGGCACCGTCGTGCTCGGCGCAACCTCGCGTGAAGATGACCTGACCGGTGTCTCCGCCGAAGGAGTCCACCAGCTACTCCGCGACGCATACCGCCTGGTGCCCGGCATTCTCGACTGCGAAATCTACGAGATGACCGCCCGCGCCCGGCCTGGCTCCCCGGACGATGTCCCCATGATTGGCCGCGTGGTTCCTGGATTGACCGTGTCCACCGGCTACTTCCGTCACGGCATTCTGCTTACGGCCATCGGTTCCAAACTCACGGCCGATGTCGTCGCAGGTCGGGAAAATGACAACGACCCGGCGCTTCTTTCCGCCGTCAATCCATTCCGCTTCAGCGATTAG
- a CDS encoding adenylyltransferase/sulfurtransferase MoeZ (The proteins in this cluster have high sequence similarity to MoeB and are possibly involved in the synthesis of molybdopterin, but there has been no biochemical or physiological characterization. There is also no genetic linkage to other molybdopterin cofactor synthesis proteins. These proteins are similar to a Pseudomonas stutzeri protein which is essential to pyridine-2,6-bis(thiocarboxylic acid) synthesis that possibly activates a substrate by adenylation) has protein sequence MAEQGVNLSDRDLRRYARHLTLPGFGAEGQRTLRSSRVLVIGAGGLGSPALLYLAGAGVGHITIIDDDVVDESNLQRQVIHRESDIGRPKAESAADAVRRLDSEASVTAIVGRLSVDNAEELFATHDVVLDGADNFATRYLSSDAAELTGTPLVWATILQFAGQLSVFWPGHGPMLRDLYPDIPDPGSVPSCAAGGVLGAMVGQIGSMMVVEAIKVLTGVGKVAVGKLVLIDALEATTRPLSFAADPEREPVSDLTEIAQVCAASWTEDEEAPAQSMRSIGPNTAHELLAEGVPLIDVREPEEHAEAAIAGSVLVPLGNIRSRGWAAIREAWAERNLQSNYPRVLIHCHSGARSQQAIELLASEIEADGAIPELINLDGGIVAWQAAGQETVVKRGGTH, from the coding sequence ATGGCGGAGCAGGGTGTCAATCTTTCGGACCGCGACCTGCGCCGGTACGCGCGGCACCTAACACTGCCGGGCTTTGGTGCCGAGGGGCAGCGAACTTTGCGATCCTCCCGCGTCCTCGTTATCGGAGCTGGTGGCTTGGGATCGCCTGCGCTGTTATACCTGGCCGGGGCAGGGGTCGGGCATATCACAATCATTGACGATGACGTGGTCGACGAGTCCAATCTTCAGCGCCAGGTCATTCACCGTGAGTCCGATATTGGTCGCCCGAAGGCCGAATCTGCCGCGGATGCCGTGCGGCGCCTTGACTCCGAGGCATCGGTGACCGCAATCGTCGGCAGGTTAAGCGTCGACAATGCTGAGGAGCTCTTCGCCACTCACGATGTAGTGCTCGACGGCGCGGACAACTTCGCCACGCGCTACCTGTCCTCCGATGCCGCGGAGCTGACCGGAACGCCGCTGGTCTGGGCCACGATTCTGCAGTTCGCAGGGCAACTGTCCGTCTTCTGGCCTGGCCACGGCCCCATGCTTCGCGATCTTTACCCCGACATCCCCGATCCCGGCTCCGTGCCGTCGTGCGCCGCAGGCGGTGTCCTCGGCGCAATGGTCGGACAGATCGGCTCCATGATGGTCGTCGAAGCTATCAAGGTGCTCACTGGTGTCGGCAAGGTCGCCGTCGGCAAACTCGTGCTTATCGACGCCCTGGAGGCAACCACCCGCCCACTGTCCTTTGCAGCCGACCCGGAGCGCGAACCCGTTTCCGACTTGACCGAAATTGCGCAGGTGTGCGCAGCTTCGTGGACCGAGGATGAGGAGGCCCCGGCGCAGAGCATGCGCAGCATTGGCCCCAACACGGCGCACGAGCTTCTTGCCGAGGGTGTGCCTCTCATCGATGTACGCGAGCCTGAAGAACACGCGGAGGCTGCCATTGCCGGATCTGTGCTTGTGCCACTCGGCAACATTCGCAGCCGTGGGTGGGCTGCGATTCGCGAAGCGTGGGCTGAGCGGAACCTCCAGTCGAACTACCCACGAGTTCTGATTCACTGCCACTCGGGTGCCCGCTCGCAACAGGCAATTGAGCTGTTGGCCAGCGAGATTGAGGCTGATGGCGCCATACCGGAGCTCATCAATCTGGACGGGGGCATTGTGGCCTGGCAGGCTGCGGGGCAGGAGACCGTCGTAAA
- a CDS encoding thiazole synthase yields MTENSAQANMSAQENETGTASEVTREPLRIGGLELNSRLIMGTGGATSMDTLERALVASGTELTTVAMRRFTPGTKQNVFEILQRNNIAALPNTAGCYTARDAVLTAQLAREALETNLLKLEVIADEDTLLPDPVELVAAAEQLVADDFVVFAYTNDDPALAKRLEDLGCAAVMPAGSPIGTGLGILNPHNIELIVDRANVPIILDAGIGTASEAAQAMELGCDAVLLASAVTRAHDPVGMATAMRFGVEAGLTARESGRIPRRRLAQASSSFEGIITERVSGAREQDSL; encoded by the coding sequence ATGACCGAGAATTCCGCACAAGCAAACATGTCCGCGCAGGAAAATGAAACCGGGACGGCGAGCGAAGTTACACGTGAACCGCTGCGCATTGGCGGACTGGAGTTGAACTCCCGTCTGATTATGGGAACTGGCGGTGCGACCAGCATGGATACGCTGGAGCGGGCGCTGGTGGCTTCGGGCACTGAGCTGACTACGGTGGCGATGCGCCGCTTTACGCCCGGTACGAAGCAGAACGTTTTTGAGATTTTGCAGCGCAACAATATTGCGGCGCTGCCGAATACTGCGGGGTGCTATACCGCTCGTGACGCGGTGCTGACTGCGCAGTTGGCCCGCGAGGCGCTGGAAACCAACCTGCTGAAGCTCGAGGTCATCGCCGACGAGGACACGCTGCTGCCCGACCCGGTCGAGCTGGTCGCGGCAGCGGAGCAGTTGGTAGCTGACGACTTCGTCGTTTTCGCCTACACCAACGACGATCCGGCGCTGGCCAAGCGGCTGGAGGATCTGGGCTGTGCAGCTGTCATGCCGGCGGGCTCGCCGATTGGTACTGGCCTGGGCATTCTTAACCCACACAACATCGAGCTGATTGTGGACCGCGCGAATGTGCCCATCATCCTGGATGCGGGCATCGGTACCGCGTCTGAGGCAGCGCAGGCGATGGAGCTTGGCTGCGATGCAGTGCTGTTGGCATCCGCAGTGACCCGTGCACATGATCCGGTGGGCATGGCCACGGCGATGCGCTTCGGCGTTGAGGCAGGACTGACTGCTCGCGAGTCCGGCCGCATTCCACGGCGTCGACTGGCCCAGGCGAGCTCGTCGTTTGAGGGCATCATCACTGAGCGCGTCAGCGGCGCACGCGAGCAGGATTCTCTGTAA
- a CDS encoding thiamine biosynthesis protein ThiS — protein sequence MSTTTLNGEGYTPAAGEMVADLVAKHTGHALNDDGTVADGTRLGIAVAVDGAVIPRAKWASTPVAGAIDIVTAVQGG from the coding sequence ATGTCCACCACAACACTCAATGGCGAAGGCTACACACCGGCTGCGGGGGAGATGGTCGCAGACCTCGTCGCTAAGCACACGGGGCACGCGCTTAACGACGACGGCACTGTCGCGGACGGCACCCGCCTGGGAATCGCGGTAGCCGTGGATGGTGCGGTAATCCCGCGAGCCAAGTGGGCGAGCACGCCCGTGGCAGGCGCCATCGACATCGTGACAGCAGTTCAGGGAGGCTAG